From a single Calothrix sp. NIES-2098 genomic region:
- a CDS encoding glycoside hydrolase 15-related: protein MKILSQAQAFGAPGIEPRWTHANKDAVGTAYSTSSRVWFTIWNGVVTEVYHPTVDRPQIRDLQYLISDGKSFFHEEKRHLESKVEHLWTYGLGYRITNSDPQGRYAVIKEVIADPHLSCILQHTKLAGEWDFISQLHLYALCAPHLEVSGRGNNGYAVEVAGKNILVAEKGGTWLALGATVPFTRLSCGYVGQSDGWTDLADDFHMDWEFDSAEDGNLALTGKLDWNISDEFILGLAFGTTLHNAISTLFQSLNLPFSEQKQQYKEQWKRCLTTSRSASTRSDIKPLENVSYDQGKLYHNSVSLLLAHEDKTYPGALIASMAIPWGEAKDDQDQGGYHLVWTRDMVSSVAGLVAAGETDTAVRSLIYLATSQQEDGGFAQNFWVDGEPYWKGIQLDEVAFPILLAWLLHQENVPLNFDIYPMILRAAGYLIRHGPATQQERWEECSGYSPSTLAANIAGLICAAQFVRETGDEATAQFIEEYADFLESHIEDWTVTTEGTLVPGIKRHYIRITPTDINNPQPNENPNQGTIFIASQPPGEPTEFPAKEIVDGGFLQLVRYGIRKPNDPIIVDSVKVLDAVLKVDTPVGPCWHRYNHDGYGQQENGDPYVGWGKGRAWPLLTGERGHYELAAGGDVKTYIKAMERFASDTCLLPEQVWDEADKPDVHMYLGKPTGSAMPLMWAHAEYIKLLRSTHNGQVFDFIPEVANRYLGERKPCKSLEIWKFNRQIKQVKKDQTLRIQALESFQLHWSDDNWQTTQDTPSTATKLGVNFVDISVSDNQKKLISFTFLWIDSNKWEERNYTVAVS from the coding sequence ATGAAAATTCTTAGTCAAGCACAGGCTTTTGGCGCACCTGGTATTGAGCCACGATGGACTCATGCGAATAAAGATGCAGTCGGAACAGCCTACTCTACCTCCAGTCGCGTTTGGTTTACTATTTGGAATGGTGTGGTGACAGAAGTTTACCATCCGACAGTAGATAGACCCCAAATTCGGGATTTGCAATATCTAATTTCTGATGGCAAAAGCTTTTTTCACGAAGAGAAACGCCATTTAGAATCGAAAGTAGAACATCTGTGGACTTATGGCTTAGGATACCGCATCACTAATTCCGATCCTCAAGGGCGTTATGCCGTGATTAAGGAAGTAATTGCCGATCCGCATTTATCGTGTATTTTACAGCACACTAAATTAGCTGGAGAGTGGGATTTTATTTCCCAACTTCATTTATACGCTTTGTGTGCGCCGCATCTGGAAGTTAGCGGTAGAGGTAATAATGGTTACGCAGTAGAAGTAGCTGGAAAAAATATTCTTGTAGCAGAAAAAGGAGGGACTTGGCTAGCACTAGGCGCAACAGTCCCGTTTACTCGTCTTTCCTGCGGCTATGTCGGTCAAAGCGATGGCTGGACAGATTTAGCTGATGATTTTCACATGGATTGGGAGTTTGACTCTGCCGAGGATGGTAATCTGGCTTTAACTGGAAAACTAGACTGGAATATTAGTGATGAGTTTATTTTAGGGTTAGCATTTGGTACAACCTTGCACAATGCGATTTCCACCCTGTTTCAGTCGCTGAACCTTCCTTTCTCTGAGCAGAAGCAGCAATATAAAGAACAGTGGAAGCGATGTCTAACGACAAGCCGCTCCGCGTCTACGCGCAGCGACATCAAACCGTTAGAAAATGTCTCCTATGACCAAGGTAAGTTATATCACAACAGCGTTAGTCTATTGTTGGCACATGAAGATAAAACTTACCCTGGTGCTTTAATTGCATCTATGGCTATACCTTGGGGTGAAGCTAAAGACGACCAAGACCAAGGAGGATATCACCTTGTCTGGACGCGGGATATGGTGAGCAGTGTAGCAGGTTTGGTGGCCGCTGGGGAAACTGATACCGCAGTGCGATCGCTCATTTATCTTGCTACCAGTCAACAGGAAGACGGCGGATTTGCGCAAAACTTCTGGGTTGATGGCGAACCCTACTGGAAAGGCATCCAACTAGATGAAGTAGCATTTCCTATTCTTTTAGCATGGCTTTTACATCAGGAAAATGTACCACTAAACTTTGATATTTATCCCATGATTTTGCGGGCTGCGGGTTATTTAATTCGTCATGGCCCTGCTACCCAACAAGAACGCTGGGAGGAATGTAGCGGTTATTCACCTTCTACACTTGCAGCCAATATTGCTGGCTTAATCTGCGCGGCTCAATTTGTGCGTGAAACTGGTGATGAAGCAACAGCGCAATTCATCGAAGAATACGCAGATTTTTTAGAATCTCACATTGAAGACTGGACAGTAACTACTGAAGGCACTCTAGTTCCTGGAATCAAACGGCATTATATTCGGATTACTCCTACAGATATTAATAATCCTCAACCCAACGAAAATCCAAACCAAGGAACTATTTTCATCGCCAGTCAGCCACCAGGGGAACCAACAGAATTTCCTGCAAAAGAAATTGTCGATGGCGGTTTTCTACAATTAGTGCGCTACGGAATTCGTAAACCCAACGATCCAATTATTGTTGATTCTGTCAAAGTCCTTGATGCAGTCTTAAAAGTAGATACACCCGTTGGGCCTTGTTGGCATCGTTACAATCACGATGGTTATGGACAGCAAGAAAATGGAGATCCTTATGTTGGTTGGGGTAAAGGACGTGCTTGGCCTCTTTTAACAGGAGAACGAGGACATTATGAATTAGCTGCTGGCGGCGATGTCAAAACATATATCAAAGCGATGGAAAGATTTGCTTCCGACACTTGTTTGCTACCAGAACAAGTTTGGGATGAAGCCGATAAACCTGATGTTCATATGTATTTAGGAAAACCCACAGGTTCAGCCATGCCTTTAATGTGGGCGCACGCCGAGTATATCAAGCTGCTGCGATCAACTCATAACGGTCAGGTTTTTGATTTTATTCCAGAAGTAGCTAATCGATATTTAGGTGAAAGAAAGCCGTGTAAATCATTAGAAATTTGGAAGTTTAACCGCCAAATAAAGCAAGTCAAAAAAGACCAGACATTGCGAATTCAAGCTTTAGAATCTTTTCAGTTGCACTGGTCAGATGATAATTGGCAAACTACACAAGATACACCTTCTACTGCCACAAAGCTAGGAGTGAATTTTGTAGATATTTCTGTGTCTGATAATCAAAAAAAGCTCATCAGCTTTACTTTCTTGTGGATTGATAGTAACAAATGGGAAGAGCGTAATTACACAGTTGCAGTTAGTTGA
- a CDS encoding signal peptidase I, with the protein MGNLEEDKAENYAWKNSFWLEGLKTISLSLVLALGIRSFVAEARYIPSGSMEPTLQINDKLIIDKISYDFSTPKRGDIVVFNPTQTLTAENFHDAFIKRVIGLPGEKVAVKNGKVYINDTPLKENYLEAKPDYQWGPVVVPAGSYLVLGDNRNNSYDSHYWGFVPGNKIVGKAILRFWPLNRIGEINRPNYQLNLPKKL; encoded by the coding sequence ATGGGTAATCTTGAAGAAGACAAAGCAGAAAATTATGCTTGGAAAAATAGTTTTTGGTTAGAAGGACTAAAAACCATCAGTTTGAGTTTAGTTTTAGCATTAGGAATTCGTAGTTTTGTTGCCGAAGCCCGTTATATTCCTTCTGGTTCAATGGAGCCTACACTGCAAATCAATGATAAATTAATCATAGATAAAATTAGCTATGATTTTAGCACTCCCAAAAGAGGCGATATTGTTGTTTTTAATCCCACTCAAACATTAACAGCAGAAAACTTTCACGACGCTTTTATTAAACGTGTAATTGGTTTACCTGGGGAAAAAGTAGCAGTGAAGAATGGCAAGGTATACATAAACGATACACCATTAAAAGAAAATTACCTGGAAGCTAAACCAGATTATCAGTGGGGGCCTGTGGTAGTTCCGGCTGGTTCTTACTTAGTTCTTGGGGATAATCGCAATAATAGCTATGACAGTCACTATTGGGGATTTGTACCTGGTAATAAGATTGTGGGTAAAGCAATTCTGCGGTTTTGGCCTCTGAATCGAATTGGAGAAATAAATAGACCAAATTATCAACTCAATCTACCCAAGAAATTGTAA
- a CDS encoding alcohol dehydrogenase: MKAVVFHGIGDIRLDNVPEPKIKEPTDAIIRLTSSAICGTDLHMIRGTFTGIKPGTILGHEGVGIIEEIGSNVRNFKVGDRVVVPSTIACGYCSYCRTGYHAQCDNANPHGHNAGTAFFGGPEAAGPFDGLQAEYARIPYANAGLVKLPKEVTDDQAILLSDIFPTAYFGADIAEITPGDTVAIFGCGPVGQFAIVSARLFGAGRIIAVDTIPSRLEMARDLGAEVIDYNAEDPIEAIRELTGGIGVDRAIDAVGVDANAPDSGPAAEKARKEAQQFQQQLQQIAPKTNPQNGNWHPGNAPSQVLEWAVEALAKAGTLSIIGVYPPSHNFFPIGMAMNKNLTINMGNCNHRKYIPTLVDLVRNGTVDPTKVLTQVEPLMSVLDAYKAFDKRQPGWVKVELVPGAALANV, translated from the coding sequence ATGAAAGCAGTCGTCTTTCACGGAATTGGAGATATTCGCTTAGATAATGTCCCAGAACCAAAAATTAAAGAACCAACAGATGCCATTATTCGGCTAACTTCTAGTGCAATTTGTGGCACAGATTTACACATGATTCGGGGAACATTCACAGGCATAAAACCCGGCACAATTTTAGGGCATGAAGGTGTTGGGATTATTGAAGAGATTGGTTCCAATGTGCGGAATTTTAAAGTAGGCGATCGCGTTGTTGTTCCTTCAACTATTGCCTGTGGTTACTGCTCTTACTGTCGCACAGGTTATCACGCTCAATGTGACAATGCTAATCCCCACGGACATAACGCTGGCACAGCTTTTTTTGGCGGGCCAGAAGCAGCAGGCCCCTTTGATGGATTGCAAGCCGAATATGCGCGGATTCCTTATGCCAATGCGGGGTTAGTCAAGCTACCAAAAGAAGTCACAGACGACCAAGCAATTCTCCTATCTGACATCTTCCCAACGGCTTACTTTGGTGCTGATATTGCAGAGATTACACCAGGAGACACAGTAGCTATATTTGGTTGTGGCCCTGTGGGACAGTTTGCGATCGTTAGTGCTAGGCTATTTGGTGCAGGCCGAATTATAGCAGTAGATACAATTCCCTCACGCTTAGAAATGGCACGTGATTTGGGTGCAGAAGTCATCGATTATAATGCCGAAGATCCAATTGAAGCCATTCGCGAACTAACAGGAGGAATTGGTGTAGATAGAGCCATTGATGCAGTCGGTGTAGATGCGAATGCGCCTGACAGTGGCCCGGCTGCGGAAAAAGCACGCAAAGAAGCACAACAATTTCAACAGCAGTTACAACAAATTGCACCTAAAACTAATCCGCAAAATGGCAATTGGCATCCCGGTAATGCACCTTCTCAAGTTTTGGAATGGGCAGTTGAAGCTTTAGCTAAAGCTGGTACGCTTTCGATTATTGGAGTTTACCCACCCAGCCATAATTTCTTTCCTATTGGTATGGCGATGAACAAAAATCTCACTATCAATATGGGTAATTGTAATCACCGCAAATATATTCCTACTTTGGTGGATTTAGTTCGTAATGGCACAGTAGACCCAACAAAAGTTTTAACCCAAGTCGAACCGCTAATGTCAGTTCTTGATGCATATAAAGCTTTTGACAAACGGCAACCAGGCTGGGTGAAAGTTGAATTAGTACCTGGAGCCGCTTTAGCTAATGTTTAA
- a CDS encoding putative dienelactone hydrolase: MKKSQLRNFSTMSTIINKYWYLSNGGKNSNYSNDFNGKKISNLLGKKAVCIQLALGSFGISLLHTFTIYPALGAESITFSYGLLEQSIPIKSLDAYAKTGKIDEDLAAYTNSVNKKQLTQLRKVLVTPISLNATEISQFLYTPIGERLLTNLGRIIQTESRLSGFYAIRAALILAAATDPKGFTLLDVLKRFPAQSISINLARSLEIVDTLQDLVNQTQTAVAFINQQSQQQATTVSALNVAPLINLRQPGSFTWQKQTITLNDVSRNRTFPADIYLPMTQTPSPVIVISHGLGSDRNSFAYLAEHLASYGFVVAVPEHPGSNSQQLQALLSGTADRVTNSREFIDRPLDVKYLLDELSRLSQSNPVFRRHLNLDQIGVVGQSYGGYTALALAGAKINFTNLKKDCPASEDTLNLSIFFQCLAVRLPQKQYNLSDPRVKAIIAINPVDSQIFGQASLSQIKIPVMIVSGSNDTVAPALPEQIKPFTWLTTPNKYLVLINGGTHFSTIVESSNAVVPVPTQVIGSSPELARSYVKALSIPFFKTYVAQQPRYISYLSADYTSTINQQPLPLSLVKSLNPEQLQQALK, from the coding sequence ATGAAGAAGTCGCAGTTAAGAAATTTTAGTACAATGTCAACGATAATTAATAAATACTGGTATCTATCCAATGGAGGTAAAAATTCTAATTATAGCAATGATTTTAACGGTAAAAAAATTAGTAATCTTCTAGGGAAGAAAGCTGTTTGCATACAATTAGCTTTGGGTAGTTTTGGCATTAGTTTATTACATACGTTCACTATTTATCCGGCTTTAGGTGCAGAGAGTATAACTTTTTCCTATGGTCTTTTAGAACAATCTATCCCCATTAAATCACTTGATGCTTATGCTAAAACAGGTAAAATAGATGAAGATTTAGCTGCCTATACAAATTCTGTAAATAAAAAACAACTAACACAATTACGAAAAGTATTGGTAACTCCAATTTCTTTAAATGCTACAGAAATTTCCCAGTTTCTTTACACGCCCATCGGCGAACGACTGTTAACCAATTTAGGAAGAATTATTCAAACAGAGTCTCGTTTATCAGGCTTCTATGCAATACGTGCAGCGCTGATTTTAGCGGCAGCCACAGATCCAAAAGGTTTTACCCTTTTAGATGTATTAAAAAGATTTCCTGCTCAATCAATTTCTATTAATTTGGCAAGAAGTTTAGAAATTGTTGATACATTACAAGATTTAGTCAATCAAACTCAAACAGCAGTAGCATTCATTAACCAACAATCTCAACAACAAGCAACCACTGTTTCTGCGTTGAATGTTGCACCATTAATCAACCTCAGACAACCAGGTAGTTTTACTTGGCAAAAGCAAACTATCACACTCAATGATGTATCACGTAACCGAACTTTTCCTGCTGATATTTACTTACCAATGACACAAACACCTTCTCCGGTGATTGTCATTTCCCACGGATTAGGTTCTGACAGAAATAGTTTTGCATATTTAGCTGAACATCTTGCTTCTTATGGTTTTGTGGTTGCTGTTCCTGAACATCCCGGTAGCAATTCTCAGCAGTTACAAGCATTATTGTCAGGAACAGCAGATAGAGTTACTAACTCTAGAGAATTTATCGATCGACCTTTAGATGTGAAATATCTATTAGATGAACTCTCTCGGTTATCACAATCTAACCCAGTATTTAGGAGACATTTAAATTTAGACCAGATTGGTGTGGTTGGACAATCATATGGTGGCTATACAGCTTTAGCATTAGCGGGAGCAAAAATTAATTTCACAAACCTAAAAAAAGACTGCCCAGCCTCAGAAGATACGCTCAATCTTTCAATATTCTTTCAGTGCTTGGCTGTACGTTTACCGCAGAAACAATATAATTTATCCGATCCTAGAGTGAAGGCGATTATTGCCATTAATCCTGTTGATAGCCAAATTTTTGGGCAAGCTAGTCTCAGCCAAATTAAAATTCCAGTGATGATTGTCTCTGGTAGTAATGATACCGTAGCCCCTGCTTTACCAGAACAAATTAAACCATTTACTTGGTTGACTACTCCCAATAAATATTTAGTATTAATTAATGGTGGCACCCACTTTTCGACTATCGTAGAATCATCAAATGCAGTTGTGCCAGTTCCTACACAAGTAATCGGTTCTAGTCCTGAATTAGCTCGTAGTTATGTTAAAGCTTTAAGCATTCCTTTTTTTAAAACTTATGTAGCCCAACAACCAAGGTATATTTCTTACCTCAGCGCAGATTATACCAGTACTATTAATCAGCAACCACTACCTTTAAGTTTAGTAAAATCTTTGAATCCTGAGCAATTACAACAAGCTTTGAAATAG
- a CDS encoding glycerate dehydrogenase encodes MKPKVVITNWVHPEVIELLEPSCEVIANPRKEALSRGEILQRAKDAEALMVFMPDTIDEAFLWECPKLKVIAAALKGYDNFDVVACTHRGVWFTIVPSLLSAPTAEITIGLLIGLGRRMLEGDRFIRTGKFAGWRPQFYSLGLANRTLGIVGMGALGKAIAQRLVGFEMQLLYSDPVALPPEQEAAWNLSRVGFETLIEVSDFVVLVVPLEPATFHLINANILAKMKPGSFLINPCRGSVVDEQAVCQALESGHLAGYAADVFEMEDWYRSDNPDSIPQPLLENTNQTFFTPHIGSAVDELRRNIALEAAQNILQALQGQKPQGAVNCPRDRDWA; translated from the coding sequence ATGAAGCCAAAAGTTGTGATTACTAACTGGGTGCATCCCGAAGTGATTGAACTCCTCGAACCTAGTTGTGAGGTGATTGCTAACCCTCGTAAAGAGGCTTTATCCCGTGGGGAAATTCTACAACGGGCAAAAGATGCTGAGGCACTCATGGTATTTATGCCTGATACCATAGATGAAGCTTTTCTGTGGGAATGTCCGAAGCTGAAAGTAATTGCAGCTGCCCTCAAGGGCTATGATAATTTTGATGTTGTAGCTTGTACTCATCGCGGTGTCTGGTTTACGATTGTGCCTTCTTTATTGTCTGCACCTACCGCCGAAATCACCATTGGGTTATTAATTGGGTTAGGAAGGCGGATGTTAGAAGGCGATCGCTTCATTCGCACAGGTAAATTTGCCGGGTGGCGACCTCAATTTTACAGCCTAGGGCTAGCAAATCGTACCTTGGGAATTGTTGGTATGGGTGCATTAGGCAAAGCGATCGCTCAACGTCTGGTGGGTTTTGAGATGCAGTTACTTTACAGCGATCCAGTAGCTTTACCTCCAGAACAAGAAGCAGCTTGGAATTTATCACGAGTCGGTTTTGAGACTTTAATTGAAGTGAGTGATTTTGTAGTTTTGGTAGTACCTCTAGAACCAGCAACCTTTCATTTAATCAATGCCAACATCTTAGCCAAAATGAAACCCGGTAGCTTTTTAATTAATCCCTGCCGTGGTTCTGTCGTGGATGAGCAAGCTGTGTGTCAAGCTTTAGAATCTGGACACTTAGCAGGCTACGCTGCCGATGTGTTTGAAATGGAAGACTGGTATCGTAGCGATAACCCTGACAGCATACCCCAGCCATTATTAGAAAACACCAATCAAACCTTCTTCACTCCCCATATTGGATCTGCCGTTGACGAGCTGCGGCGGAACATTGCCCTAGAAGCCGCCCAAAATATTCTGCAAGCCCTGCAAGGTCAAAAGCCACAGGGAGCAGTTAATTGTCCTAGAGATAGGGATTGGGCATAG
- a CDS encoding orange carotenoid protein, with translation MPFTIDSARGIFPETLTADSVPATIARFNQLSAEDQLALIWFAYLEMGKTITIAAPGAANMVFAENTLNELKQMSFQEQTQVMCDLANRADTPICRTYAIWSVNIKLGFWYRLGEWMEQGIVAPIPQGYRLSANAAAVLQAIRDLDAGQQITVLRNSVVDMGYDLSKLGSYTKVSEPVAPPKEMAKRTPVTIEGIDNPTILSYMDNLNANDFDALIELFTPDGALQPPFQKPIAGKEAVYRFFREDCQNLKLIPQRGVSEPVEDGYTQIKVTGTVQTPWFGASVGMNMAWRFLLTPENKIFFVAIDLLASPKELLNLVR, from the coding sequence ATGCCGTTTACCATCGATTCAGCTCGCGGTATCTTTCCTGAAACACTGACTGCCGATTCAGTCCCAGCAACCATTGCTCGCTTCAACCAACTGAGTGCTGAGGATCAGTTAGCGCTCATCTGGTTTGCTTACCTAGAAATGGGTAAAACGATTACCATTGCTGCTCCTGGCGCTGCAAATATGGTATTTGCAGAAAACACCTTGAATGAACTCAAGCAAATGTCTTTCCAGGAACAAACTCAGGTCATGTGTGACCTAGCAAATCGTGCTGATACGCCCATTTGCCGTACCTATGCAATTTGGTCTGTAAACATCAAACTTGGTTTTTGGTATCGGCTTGGAGAGTGGATGGAGCAGGGTATTGTAGCTCCCATTCCACAAGGTTATCGACTCTCGGCAAATGCAGCCGCAGTTCTGCAAGCAATTAGGGATCTAGACGCAGGACAGCAAATTACCGTGCTGCGTAATTCTGTAGTTGATATGGGGTACGATCTCAGCAAATTGGGCAGTTATACCAAGGTTAGTGAACCTGTGGCTCCGCCGAAAGAAATGGCTAAACGGACTCCTGTCACTATCGAGGGGATAGATAATCCAACCATCCTGAGTTATATGGATAACTTAAATGCCAACGACTTTGATGCGTTAATTGAGTTATTTACTCCCGATGGTGCCCTGCAACCTCCCTTTCAAAAACCAATCGCAGGTAAGGAAGCAGTCTATAGGTTTTTCCGAGAAGATTGTCAGAACCTCAAGTTAATACCACAGCGAGGTGTGTCTGAACCCGTAGAGGATGGTTACACTCAGATCAAAGTTACAGGTACAGTGCAAACCCCCTGGTTTGGAGCTAGTGTGGGTATGAATATGGCTTGGAGATTCTTGCTAACTCCTGAGAATAAAATCTTCTTTGTGGCAATAGACTTACTAGCATCTCCCAAAGAGTTACTAAATTTGGTTCGCTAG
- a CDS encoding imidazole glycerol phosphate synthase subunit HisH, whose product MVLKRRDRSTIFLFDGQNLVRYIESVSPTPKFKLLCMDITATLNEIAALSVEERIRLVQAIWDSIAAEQAYPELTQAQKRELDDRIEDYEKNPDNVLTWEDIKASVKRQR is encoded by the coding sequence ATGGTTCTAAAGCGGCGCGATCGCTCAACAATATTTCTCTTTGATGGACAAAACCTTGTCCGCTATATTGAAAGTGTATCGCCTACTCCTAAATTTAAATTACTCTGCATGGATATCACGGCTACATTAAATGAAATTGCAGCCCTCAGTGTTGAAGAGCGAATTCGTCTTGTGCAAGCAATATGGGATAGTATTGCAGCCGAGCAAGCTTACCCTGAATTGACCCAAGCACAAAAACGGGAGCTTGATGATCGGATTGAGGACTATGAAAAGAATCCAGATAATGTATTGACTTGGGAAGACATCAAAGCATCTGTTAAAAGACAACGATGA
- a CDS encoding HEAT repeat-containing PBS lyase: MSQSLNSEAPTTEDPILQVQAENDALVQRVNEQITLETFDATDKTVLKQLVEGLGDTRGLVRLRFAETLGEIGEPATPFLVEALANHANVVVRRAAAKTLTIISDPRAVPNLLHAFLNDEDTVVRSSAAGALARTGEASVPALLEILASDKHPQDIKGHAAWALAFIGSEAADYLYKALNAASLDVRCAVIGALGHVAQEQSDEKSYNLLVSALTDPEALIRTEAAAALGQVNYPPSVPHLILAIHDTDLDVRKAAINSLGKIGDRVALEPLQALLNDEQEVVRVLAKLAIAQIERQSKEDDW; encoded by the coding sequence ATGAGTCAATCACTCAACTCAGAAGCTCCAACAACAGAAGATCCCATCCTGCAAGTGCAAGCTGAAAATGATGCTTTGGTTCAGAGGGTAAACGAACAGATTACACTCGAAACCTTCGATGCAACAGATAAAACAGTTCTCAAACAACTCGTGGAGGGTTTAGGAGATACACGAGGATTGGTGCGACTGCGGTTTGCTGAAACCTTGGGTGAAATTGGTGAACCAGCAACGCCATTTCTCGTAGAAGCATTGGCAAATCATGCCAATGTAGTTGTGCGGAGGGCAGCTGCGAAGACACTGACGATCATCTCTGACCCTCGCGCTGTGCCAAACTTGCTTCATGCTTTTCTGAATGATGAAGATACGGTAGTCAGAAGTTCAGCAGCTGGAGCGTTAGCTAGAACAGGAGAAGCGTCTGTACCAGCATTACTAGAAATTCTGGCATCAGACAAACATCCACAAGATATTAAAGGTCATGCTGCATGGGCGTTGGCGTTTATTGGCTCGGAAGCAGCAGACTATCTATATAAAGCATTGAACGCCGCCTCTTTGGATGTACGATGTGCTGTCATTGGGGCGCTTGGTCATGTGGCGCAAGAGCAGTCAGATGAAAAGTCCTATAACCTGCTAGTTTCTGCCTTAACCGATCCAGAAGCGCTGATTCGTACCGAAGCCGCCGCCGCTTTGGGACAAGTTAATTATCCTCCCTCTGTACCGCATTTAATTCTGGCAATTCATGATACCGATTTAGATGTGAGGAAAGCCGCAATTAATTCACTCGGCAAAATTGGCGATCGCGTCGCTTTAGAACCATTACAAGCGCTACTTAATGATGAACAGGAAGTAGTGCGAGTTTTGGCGAAATTAGCGATCGCGCAAATTGAACGCCAGTCCAAAGAAGATGATTGGTAA
- a CDS encoding ferredoxin-dependent bilin reductase, which yields MTLYQPFLDYAIALLQEQLNLQPYPIPTGFESKQATVGKGKHQEEVLTTSYAYQSTKLRQIRAAHVQGGSSLQVLNFVIFPHLNYDLPFFGADLVTLPGGHLIALDMQPLFRDDVEYQAKYTQPILPIFQTHQQHLPWGGDFPEEAQPFFSPAFLWTRPQQTEVVKTHVFAAFKDYLNAYLDFVDQAQPVTNSKYLAEIEQAQLRYLRYRAEKDPARGMFTRFYGAEWTEEYIHGFLFDLERKLTSAIK from the coding sequence TTGACTCTCTATCAGCCATTTTTAGATTATGCGATCGCGCTTTTGCAAGAACAGTTGAATTTGCAACCTTATCCCATCCCCACTGGGTTTGAGTCTAAGCAAGCAACAGTAGGCAAAGGCAAACATCAAGAGGAAGTCTTAACTACTAGCTATGCTTATCAAAGTACCAAACTCCGGCAAATTCGAGCCGCCCACGTACAAGGAGGTAGCTCACTTCAGGTATTAAATTTCGTAATTTTTCCGCACCTGAATTACGATTTACCCTTCTTTGGTGCAGATTTAGTTACCTTACCAGGAGGGCACTTAATAGCCCTCGATATGCAACCCCTATTTCGGGATGATGTGGAGTATCAAGCAAAATATACCCAGCCTATTCTGCCAATTTTCCAGACACATCAGCAGCATCTACCTTGGGGGGGCGACTTTCCCGAAGAAGCCCAACCCTTTTTCTCTCCCGCCTTTCTCTGGACACGCCCGCAGCAAACTGAAGTTGTAAAAACTCATGTATTTGCAGCCTTCAAAGACTATCTAAATGCCTATCTAGATTTTGTTGACCAAGCACAACCTGTAACCAACTCTAAATATTTAGCAGAAATTGAACAGGCGCAACTGCGTTATCTCCGCTACCGTGCCGAAAAAGACCCAGCCAGGGGAATGTTCACCCGTTTTTACGGTGCTGAATGGACAGAAGAATATATCCACGGATTTTTGTTTGATTTGGAAAGAAAGCTCACATCAGCTATCAAATAA
- a CDS encoding ferredoxin-dependent bilin reductase codes for MQRFTLESRPIPPGLEYQVSDRGRNPATIQSWCYKCPQLRKIRYTYIDAGASAQIMNSVIYPNHHYDLPLLGIDFLSFGQVKNLIVMDFQPLFQDEAYLRKYIHPLQTLHDKYPDLAQGLEMKFYDANQYFSKYLLFAKTDAVTVTTRVFAAFKDYLNLYWQMLAQAEPLIDQSDIQRIVKAQKDYDQYSADRDPASGLFSSYFGHQWSERFLYEFLFEDAVPLVAVAAK; via the coding sequence TTGCAAAGGTTTACATTGGAGAGTCGCCCAATTCCCCCAGGACTAGAGTATCAGGTGAGCGATCGCGGCAGAAATCCCGCCACAATTCAGAGTTGGTGCTACAAGTGTCCACAGTTACGGAAAATCCGCTATACATACATCGATGCAGGTGCAAGCGCCCAGATTATGAATAGTGTGATTTATCCCAATCATCACTATGATTTGCCCTTACTTGGCATCGATTTTCTGTCTTTTGGTCAGGTGAAGAATCTGATTGTTATGGATTTCCAGCCTTTATTTCAAGATGAAGCTTACTTGAGGAAGTATATCCATCCATTGCAGACCTTGCATGATAAGTATCCAGACTTGGCACAAGGCTTGGAAATGAAATTTTATGATGCTAATCAGTACTTCTCTAAATATCTGTTGTTTGCCAAAACAGATGCAGTAACAGTCACAACGAGGGTATTTGCAGCCTTCAAAGACTATCTAAATCTGTACTGGCAGATGCTAGCCCAAGCCGAACCTCTGATTGATCAGTCAGACATTCAACGGATTGTCAAAGCTCAAAAAGACTACGACCAATATAGTGCCGATCGCGATCCAGCATCTGGTTTGTTCAGCAGCTACTTTGGACATCAATGGTCAGAGCGATTTTTGTATGAATTTTTGTTTGAAGATGCTGTGCCATTAGTAGCTGTTGCAGCCAAATAG